A part of Miscanthus floridulus cultivar M001 chromosome 6, ASM1932011v1, whole genome shotgun sequence genomic DNA contains:
- the LOC136460980 gene encoding uncharacterized protein, producing MVDLIVDTKRLTKVLMDGGNGLNIMYAEMLDAMGIDRSRIWPTRAPFHGIVPRKQVMSLGQIDLLVTFGNPTNYRMETLTFEVVGFHVTYHAILGHPRYAKFMVVLNYTYLKLKMSSPKGVITVEDNFEQAYHCEQDYVTQAAMLVTPCAPDSPGRDAGRASVRKQPR from the coding sequence atggtcgacctgatcgtcgacacaaagcggctcaccaaggtgctaatggatggaggcaacggcctcaacatcatgtatgctgagatgctcgatgccatgggcatcgatcgatCACGCATCTGGCCAACCagggcgcctttccacggcatcgtgcctagaaagcaggtcaTGTCActcgggcagattgatctgctcgTCACATTCGGGAATCCGACCAAttacaggatggagacccttaccttcgaggttgTTGGGTTCCACgtgacctaccacgccatcctaggacatccacgctacgcgaagttcatggttgtcctcaactacacctacctcaagctcaagatgtccagcccgaagggggtcatcaccgtcgaggACAACTTCGAGCAAGCCTACCACTGCGAGCAAGACTATGTCACCCAAGCGGCTATGCTCGTCACCCCTTGTGCTCCCGATAGCCCTGGCCGCGATGCTGGAAGGGCGTCGGTGAGGAAGCAACCAAGGTAG